In Treponema rectale, a single genomic region encodes these proteins:
- a CDS encoding glycoside hydrolase family 3 C-terminal domain-containing protein, producing MSFADLIFTTATEGSVLIKNEGKILPLKKGDSVCVFGRCQKDFHKSGMGSGGSVHVLYSTVLIDELLKAENSETAVFDRELVNVYEEWHKENPFDNGGGRWAGEPWSQKEMPVSKEMAARFAKNNSKAIYVIGRNAGEDKDLQAVKGSWYLSETEYDNLVNICSVFDEVAVIFNTCGIMDTSFINDSAFNGHIKAAAYVWMGGMEAGHSAAALLLGKENFSGKLSDTIAKIEDYPSTKNFGNEKENIYEEDIFIGYRYFNTFAKDKILYPFGFGLSYTEFNTQITECREDSLTVTIKAEITNTGNCSGKETLEVYLNAPNGKLGKASRVLAGFAKTGLLEKGQKETVTVKFNLEDFASYDDSGITGFAHSWVLEEGKYYVYAGSDSLNAEKLSFGEKDSISIGRTYAVKKCSQAGAPFKEFKRLKNENGNTVYENVPLNKNDLEKIIKENLPKEIPFTGNKGISFDDVKKDRNLMNDFIAQLDVKQLATIVRGEGMMSAKVTMGITAAYGGLSESLHDDYKIPVAGCADGPSGIRVDTGREASLMPIGTQIACTWNPELIEELFIEEGKELVRYEIDSLLGPGINIHRNPLNGRNFEYLSEDPFLTGIIAAAEIRGIKKGGSSGTIKHYACNSQELCRNSSDSVLSERALREIYLKGFEIVVKDGNLVSLMTSYNPINGHWAASNYETVAMILRDEWKYDGLVMTDWWAKMNHCVKGGDATIKNAAYMIRARNDIYMIVDNDGAECNQYGDNIEECLSNGELTLGELQLCVKNILNFILQAPVSKRPLRALKEILEFNTECKAAPEGAKTVNERIDFIPDENTWLTVDHKGVYNISGTYIKESDDLSQSVTNIMIDGKPASSLECRSTAGVFTTVNASQVILNPGTYHVTLEHTKPGITVSKISFNSQVITPVSMGVIK from the coding sequence ATGTCGTTTGCAGATTTAATTTTCACCACAGCTACAGAAGGTTCAGTTCTTATTAAAAATGAAGGAAAAATACTTCCGCTTAAAAAGGGTGATTCCGTATGTGTATTCGGAAGATGCCAGAAAGATTTTCATAAAAGCGGAATGGGATCCGGAGGTTCAGTTCATGTACTTTATTCAACTGTACTCATTGATGAACTGCTTAAAGCTGAAAATTCAGAAACAGCAGTATTTGACAGGGAACTTGTAAACGTTTACGAAGAATGGCATAAAGAAAATCCGTTTGATAACGGAGGCGGCCGCTGGGCTGGAGAACCGTGGAGCCAAAAAGAAATGCCGGTCTCAAAAGAAATGGCCGCACGCTTTGCAAAAAACAACTCAAAAGCAATATATGTTATCGGAAGAAACGCCGGTGAAGACAAAGATCTTCAGGCCGTAAAAGGAAGCTGGTACCTTTCTGAAACTGAATATGACAATCTCGTGAACATCTGCAGTGTATTTGATGAAGTTGCAGTAATCTTCAATACATGCGGAATCATGGATACCAGTTTTATAAACGACAGTGCCTTCAACGGACACATAAAAGCCGCTGCCTACGTATGGATGGGCGGTATGGAAGCAGGACATTCTGCTGCAGCTCTTCTCCTGGGAAAAGAAAATTTCTCAGGCAAACTTTCTGATACGATAGCAAAAATCGAAGACTATCCTTCAACTAAAAACTTCGGAAATGAAAAAGAAAACATTTATGAAGAAGATATTTTTATAGGCTACAGATACTTCAACACATTTGCAAAAGACAAAATTCTTTATCCTTTCGGTTTCGGGTTAAGCTATACAGAATTTAACACACAGATTACAGAATGCAGGGAAGATTCTTTGACAGTTACCATAAAGGCAGAAATTACAAACACAGGTAACTGCAGCGGAAAAGAAACTCTCGAAGTATACCTTAATGCACCAAACGGAAAACTTGGAAAAGCATCCCGCGTACTTGCCGGGTTTGCAAAGACAGGCCTTCTTGAAAAAGGACAGAAAGAAACCGTTACCGTTAAATTCAATCTGGAAGATTTTGCTTCCTACGATGATTCCGGAATAACCGGGTTTGCACATTCCTGGGTTCTTGAAGAAGGAAAATATTACGTTTACGCCGGAAGTGATTCACTAAATGCAGAAAAGCTCAGCTTCGGAGAAAAGGATTCCATCAGTATCGGCAGGACTTATGCGGTAAAAAAATGTTCTCAGGCAGGTGCTCCTTTTAAGGAATTCAAGAGGCTTAAAAATGAAAACGGAAACACTGTATATGAAAATGTTCCTCTGAATAAAAACGATCTTGAGAAAATCATTAAAGAAAACCTTCCGAAAGAAATTCCATTTACTGGCAACAAAGGCATTTCTTTTGATGACGTAAAAAAAGACAGAAACCTGATGAATGATTTTATTGCCCAGCTTGATGTAAAGCAGCTTGCAACCATCGTAAGGGGCGAAGGAATGATGAGTGCAAAAGTTACAATGGGAATCACTGCTGCATACGGAGGCTTAAGCGAAAGTCTTCATGATGATTACAAGATTCCTGTTGCAGGATGTGCAGACGGTCCTTCAGGTATTCGTGTTGACACAGGACGGGAAGCAAGCCTGATGCCTATAGGAACTCAGATTGCATGTACCTGGAATCCTGAACTTATAGAAGAACTTTTTATTGAAGAAGGAAAAGAGCTCGTACGTTACGAAATTGATTCTCTTCTGGGACCTGGAATAAACATTCACAGAAATCCTCTTAACGGACGCAACTTTGAATATTTAAGTGAAGATCCATTCCTTACAGGTATCATTGCTGCAGCAGAAATCAGGGGAATTAAAAAAGGCGGTTCAAGCGGAACCATAAAGCACTACGCATGCAACTCCCAGGAACTTTGCCGCAACTCAAGTGACTCTGTTCTTTCTGAACGTGCATTGAGGGAGATTTATCTTAAAGGCTTTGAAATTGTAGTAAAAGACGGAAATCTTGTTTCTCTTATGACCAGCTACAATCCTATTAACGGACACTGGGCTGCCTCAAACTACGAAACGGTAGCAATGATTCTCCGGGATGAATGGAAATATGACGGACTTGTCATGACTGACTGGTGGGCTAAAATGAATCACTGTGTAAAAGGCGGTGATGCAACAATCAAAAATGCAGCCTACATGATCCGCGCAAGAAATGACATTTACATGATTGTAGACAACGACGGAGCTGAATGCAATCAGTACGGTGATAATATTGAAGAATGTCTTTCTAACGGAGAACTTACCCTGGGTGAACTTCAGCTCTGCGTAAAAAACATTCTGAATTTTATACTTCAGGCTCCGGTAAGTAAAAGACCACTTCGAGCCCTTAAAGAAATTCTCGAATTCAATACTGAATGTAAAGCTGCTCCGGAAGGTGCAAAAACTGTAAACGAGCGGATAGATTTTATTCCTGATGAAAATACATGGCTTACAGTTGACCACAAAGGAGTTTACAACATAAGCGGTACTTACATAAAAGAAAGCGATGACTTAAGCCAGTCCGTTACAAACATAATGATTGACGGAAAACCGGCTTCATCCCTGGAATGCAGAAGTACGGCAGGTGTATTTACAACAGTTAATGCTTCTCAGGTAATTCTTAATCCGGGAACCTACCACGTTACGCTGGAACATACAAAACCTGGTATTACTGTAAGTAAAATTTCTTTTAACTCTCAGGTAATTACACCAGTTTCTATGGGTGTAATAAAATAA